GCGTCGTGTGTGGGAGCACCGCGGCTACGGCATAGCCACGCGCCTTCGCCGCCTTCATGAGGTTGATGAGATACACTTGAACGCCACCCCATTCGACATAGGGCCAGCCGAAGACGACCAGACGCCCCTCACCTTCACGACCCGGTAGCGGCGGACGCAGCGGTACAAACATGGTCCTGAGCGGCCTCTCCGGCCAGCCGTTCGGCCAGCGCCCTGCAAGCCCTGCCGACTTGAGCGCAAGCCGTGCGCAATAGATGCCTGTCGCAAGCAAACCCTGCCAGGGTGCGGGCGCACCGCCCATGTTCGCGGCATAGCGCTGCTTGAGATTGTGGTAACTGGTGCGCCGACGCCAAAGCGCATCGACCAGTTCGCTCCATCCCATGGAAGACAGACGGCGCGGTGGCGTATTTGGTTGGCACAGCACGCGCGCAGCCGGTTCGATCAACAGCCGCCAGCCACGCCGCCGCATGCGCGTGGTCAGTTCCGCGTCGCCAAAGTTCGGCAGCGTTGCCGATTTCATCAGGCCTGCATCAACGAGCGCGGCTGCCGGCACAAGCACGCAATTGCCAACAATCGTCTCGACCGGAAACGGACCGGACGGCAAATCGTCCAGCGTCTGTCTCATCCAGGTGCGCCAACCGCCATAGGAGGTCTGCCAGCTGGTACCCACCTGAAAGATGGTCTCCGGTCGATCCCAATCGACGAGCACAGCGCCAACGAGACTGGTCGGATGGCGTTCGGCGCAATCCACGAGCGTCGCCAGACATTCGGGCGGAAACAGACTGTCATTGTTGTAGAGCAGGACGAAATCCGGCCTGCGTCTCAGGGCGGCCCGAACGCCCACATTGGTTCCCTCGCTATACCAGAGGGACCCGTCGCCACGGATGATCTCGACCTGGGGAAAGGCCTCCCGGATTGCCTCCGCCGTTCCGTCTGTCGAGCCGTCGTCGACGACAATCGCATGCAGATCAATGCGGGAAAGATCTCCGCCAAAAAGGCTGGTGAGGCAGGCAAGAGTCAGCTCTTTCCTGTTGAACACTGGCGTGACCGCGCAGACCTGAACACGCGCGAAGGACGGGTCCATTGTCATCGAGAGCGCCCGTGGCGGACTATCCCATAGCCAAAGGCCGTGCCGGCCCTTGCAAAACCCAGTCGCGACAGGAGAGATCGCAGGATGCGGAACGGCGCCAGCCGGTAGAACTGACGGTAGCCGGCATTGAGCATCAAGGCGGTGAGATAGGCTTGGCCGACCTCGCCTGCCAGGCCCTCGAAGGATTGGCTGGCAAGCACATCGGCTTCACCGGGCACGATGACGAACAGCGAATCCGGCAACGGAAAGGCAGAGAAGGCGAGGCCTTGGCCCTTAAGGTCTGCCACAATGTCGGCGATGGCCCGATAGGTAATCGGCGCGTCATGGAAGACAATGATCGAGCCCGGGCGCGACATCGTGAGCACGGCGGTGAAATCCGCGATGACCGCCTGGTCGGTATGCTCTCCATCGATGAAGACAAAATCGGCCGGACCCACGAGATCCCCGCGATCGCGCAGTGACGGTGCCGACAGGTCGAATGTCTGGATCTTGCCGAGCTGCTCGCCGTCCAGTGCGGCGAGGTTGTCCATCATCCGCGCCGTGGAATTATCGGCATAGTGGAAGCGGTGTCCGCGCTCGTCGGGCTGGTGGGCCGGACGTGGGTCGAGCGACAGGATGGCCGCGCATCTCGGGTCCAATAAATGCGGCTGGATGCTGCCACCACGATGCGAACCGACCTCAAGGTAGCGATAGCCGGTGCCAGAGCTGGCAACGATATCCTGAAGAGCCAGCAGCATCCTGCGGTCCGATTCCGTCAGCTCCGTTTCGATCGCGTCGAAGAGCGACACGTCGCGGGCGGCAACCCGAGCGGCAATGCTCTCAGCAAGGGCCAAGGGAAGCGCTCCCTTCGGGCATGTTCCAGACGACACGCCTGACGTAGTCGGTATAGCTCACGATGAGCCGCACTACATGACGCGATACGTCATCCGGCTCGTAGTCGGCGATCATCCGGACAGAGCGCGCGCCCTGGCGGCGGTGGCGCAAGGCCAGCGCGATGGCCTGCAGGACACGCTCCGGCGCGATGCCCCCCATGATCACCGTGCCTTCGTCCATCCCTTCGAACCGTTCGTGCTGGCGGCGCAGCGCAACGGCCGGCAGATCGAGGATGGCGGCCTCTTCCGTCAGGCTGCCGCTATCGGACAGCACGCAGAGGGCATGCCTCTGCAGGTGGACAAAGTCCGTGAATGCGAAAGGCGGCAGGAAGCGCAAGCGTTGGAACCGTCCAAGATCATCTGTCAGAGCTTCCAGACGCTTGCGCGTGCGGGGGTGCGTGCTGACGACGACCGGACAGGAATAGGCTTCGGCCGCTGCTGTGAGGCTTGCCAGAATGCTGCGCAGATCGCGCTCGTTATCGACATTTTCGGCACGATGAACACTGGCGATCAGGTAGTCTCGCTTGTCCAGGCCCAGTGTCTCCAGGATCGTTGAGCGCTCGATCTTCGCCGCGTAATGCCGCAACACCTCGGTCATCGGAGAACCGATCTTGAAAATCCTGTCCGCCGGCAATCCTTCAGCCAGAAGCAGCCGGCGTGCCTGCTCTGACAGGGTGAGGTTGATGTCGCTCAGGTGGTCGATCACCCGACGGTTGACTTCCTCAGGAACGACTTGGTCGAAACAGCGGTTTCCTGCCTCCAGATGAAAGATCGGGATGCGGCGGCGCTTGGCAGCCAGCGCCGCAAGGCCGGTATCGGT
This region of Phreatobacter aquaticus genomic DNA includes:
- a CDS encoding class I SAM-dependent methyltransferase, whose protein sequence is MALAESIAARVAARDVSLFDAIETELTESDRRMLLALQDIVASSGTGYRYLEVGSHRGGSIQPHLLDPRCAAILSLDPRPAHQPDERGHRFHYADNSTARMMDNLAALDGEQLGKIQTFDLSAPSLRDRGDLVGPADFVFIDGEHTDQAVIADFTAVLTMSRPGSIIVFHDAPITYRAIADIVADLKGQGLAFSAFPLPDSLFVIVPGEADVLASQSFEGLAGEVGQAYLTALMLNAGYRQFYRLAPFRILRSLLSRLGFARAGTAFGYGIVRHGRSR
- the wecB gene encoding non-hydrolyzing UDP-N-acetylglucosamine 2-epimerase, with the protein product MDEFLGGSAPQLKVLTLVGTRPELIKLSRIIAELDQTTRHVLVHSGQNHAPELASDLFADLELRRPDHWLDAAGASAIDTISCTLSRFDQVLASEAPDAVVIYGDTDTGLAALAAKRRRIPIFHLEAGNRCFDQVVPEEVNRRVIDHLSDINLTLSEQARRLLLAEGLPADRIFKIGSPMTEVLRHYAAKIERSTILETLGLDKRDYLIASVHRAENVDNERDLRSILASLTAAAEAYSCPVVVSTHPRTRKRLEALTDDLGRFQRLRFLPPFAFTDFVHLQRHALCVLSDSGSLTEEAAILDLPAVALRRQHERFEGMDEGTVIMGGIAPERVLQAIALALRHRRQGARSVRMIADYEPDDVSRHVVRLIVSYTDYVRRVVWNMPEGSASLGPC